A window from Symbiopectobacterium purcellii encodes these proteins:
- a CDS encoding glycosyltransferase, translated as MIVKDEALSLHRSLKEISKYFDDIVVVDTGSTDDSKNIAKRFTGKVYDFEWIADFSAARNYSLQFAKYDWVLAIDADEVINHFDVTTFSNLIKMYPTQVGTVEIASITDDEVSGEAELIHEHISRVFNRQYYEFFGTIHEQICKKNTGEAPDGRFTTPLALMHSGYTNEVLANKNKIARNISLLQGAIDKTREDAYLHYQLGKSYYLGKDYERAAESFKTSLRLQKDIHNDYNLVLIECYGYCLINTAQYEKALDILQYEAFCSSTDYMFLKALILMNNADFQGAVDTFQLCIRMGPGRKQGVGTFKANYNIAVILECVGMKVEALDYYQRCGDYKLALEGINRIKS; from the coding sequence ATGATAGTGAAAGACGAAGCGTTGAGTTTGCACCGCTCCCTGAAAGAAATTTCAAAATATTTTGACGATATTGTTGTCGTCGATACTGGGTCGACCGATGATTCGAAAAATATTGCCAAACGTTTCACTGGCAAAGTTTATGACTTCGAGTGGATAGCTGACTTCTCCGCTGCCAGAAATTATTCACTACAATTTGCAAAATATGATTGGGTTTTAGCTATTGATGCTGATGAAGTGATTAATCACTTTGATGTAACAACGTTTTCAAATCTTATAAAGATGTATCCGACCCAAGTCGGAACTGTTGAGATTGCCAGCATCACTGATGATGAAGTTTCTGGAGAAGCCGAATTAATTCATGAGCACATAAGCCGAGTCTTCAACAGGCAATATTATGAGTTTTTTGGCACTATTCATGAACAGATATGCAAAAAAAATACGGGTGAAGCGCCGGATGGCCGATTTACGACTCCATTAGCACTAATGCACAGTGGTTACACGAACGAAGTTTTAGCAAATAAGAATAAAATAGCTAGAAATATTTCATTATTGCAAGGAGCTATCGATAAAACACGTGAGGACGCCTATCTGCACTATCAGCTAGGGAAAAGCTATTACTTAGGAAAAGATTACGAACGAGCAGCTGAAAGTTTTAAAACATCACTGCGTCTACAAAAAGACATACATAATGATTATAATCTAGTTCTGATCGAATGCTACGGATACTGTTTAATCAACACTGCGCAATATGAAAAAGCATTAGATATCTTGCAATACGAAGCGTTCTGCTCTTCAACTGATTATATGTTTTTGAAAGCATTAATACTAATGAATAACGCAGATTTCCAGGGTGCTGTCGATACATTTCAGTTATGCATAAGGATGGGGCCAGGTCGGAAACAAGGGGTTGGGACGTTTAAAGCCAATTATAATATTGCAGTTATACTTGAATGTGTTGGTATGAAAGTAGAAGCTCTCGATTATTACCAGCGATGCGGAGATTATAAGTTAGCGCTTGAGGGGATAAATAGAATCAAATCGTAA
- a CDS encoding dTDP-4-amino-4,6-dideoxyglucose formyltransferase: protein MKAELERNIFSHPLKVDFCYTSFNLNPQPMNDIGAKKINVKDEETVNKILEFYDLVFSLHCKQIFPKRLVDNMCCINFHPGLNPYNRGWYPQVFSIINGYPVGSTIHLMDSEVDHGEIISQRAVEVKISDTSFDVYRKIISVEKDLIRENVFNLIEGVFNTTKPERNCNYNGIREFNNLCKLNLNSVATLGEHLNILRATTHENLKNAYFRDENGKKYFVRVVIEEDV from the coding sequence TTGAAAGCTGAGCTTGAAAGAAATATTTTTAGCCATCCTTTAAAAGTTGACTTTTGCTACACATCATTCAATCTTAATCCCCAACCGATGAACGATATCGGAGCAAAAAAAATTAACGTTAAAGATGAGGAAACAGTAAATAAAATTTTAGAATTCTATGATTTGGTTTTCAGCTTACACTGCAAACAAATATTCCCTAAGCGACTTGTTGATAATATGTGTTGCATTAATTTTCATCCAGGACTTAATCCATATAATCGTGGTTGGTATCCTCAGGTTTTTTCCATAATAAATGGTTACCCTGTCGGCTCAACTATTCATTTGATGGACTCGGAAGTTGATCATGGTGAAATAATTTCACAAAGAGCTGTTGAGGTAAAAATATCAGATACTTCTTTTGATGTTTATAGAAAAATAATCTCTGTCGAAAAAGATTTGATTCGTGAAAATGTTTTTAACCTTATAGAAGGTGTTTTTAATACTACAAAACCTGAGCGAAATTGTAATTATAATGGCATAAGAGAGTTCAACAATTTGTGCAAATTAAATTTAAATTCTGTTGCTACGCTCGGTGAGCATTTAAACATATTACGAGCGACTACACACGAAAACTTAAAAAATGCATATTTTAGAGACGAGAATGGTAAAAAATATTTCGTAAGAGTAGTAATTGAAGAAGATGTTTGA